Proteins encoded together in one Terriglobales bacterium window:
- a CDS encoding DinB family protein: protein MDIWLQRALHEIDSATTGLSPQQMSWQPAEGKWSACQVLEHLSIAFETTAAALRKVIAAGQPSAGRATFKQWLGTRVVTGLQYFPTGRPAPKFTLPKGAPPEQVARSIREHLVAMDGVLADIERQFGAQVKVADHPVLGPFTVSEWRKFHYVHTHHHMKQIAALRAKSTS from the coding sequence ATGGATATCTGGCTCCAACGCGCCCTCCACGAGATCGATTCCGCCACCACCGGCCTCTCTCCCCAGCAGATGTCCTGGCAGCCGGCGGAAGGGAAGTGGTCCGCCTGCCAGGTCCTGGAGCACCTCTCCATCGCCTTCGAAACCACCGCGGCGGCGCTGCGCAAGGTCATCGCCGCCGGCCAGCCCTCCGCCGGCCGCGCCACCTTTAAGCAGTGGCTGGGCACCCGCGTGGTCACCGGCCTTCAGTATTTCCCCACCGGACGCCCCGCGCCCAAATTCACCCTGCCCAAAGGCGCCCCTCCCGAGCAGGTCGCCCGCAGCATCCGTGAGCACCTGGTGGCCATGGATGGCGTACTGGCCGACATCGAGCGCCAGTTCGGCGCGCAAGTGAAAGTGGCCGACCACCCCGTTCTCGGCCCTTTCACCGTCAGCGAGTGGCGCAAGTTCCATTACGTCCACACCCATCACCACATGAAGCAGATCGCCGCCCTGCGCGCGAAATCCACTTCTTAA
- a CDS encoding tetratricopeptide repeat protein, whose amino-acid sequence MLRRSAALLLLVSTLAWTQAPTPGCANLPRTTRPDPYDTPEQNEKKSLGQRLKDQFSEGCANVLVNTCWGDQGQPPANTPGAPESKDKDKKPPADKSAPQEKTQQSSPGESSSKPSDPLAFPEEQSRRAQESAQGGYSSSKQPYNPPPPSASAGDSDVIEMRPYDPHKAEKDVEVGDFYYKRGNYKAAINRYQEALELGPASASVTFKLADTYEKDKRPERAALYYREYVRQFPNGAQIADARAALQRLPNTENLKRMEVARGLDAGERLLAQKNYPDAVARFCDVAGVAPDNARALFRLAQALQALGEFAAAYQNYQTYLKLDPDGPFASAAQREVRRLAPQVQQGRVTSPSSETRP is encoded by the coding sequence ATGCTCCGCCGCTCAGCAGCTCTGCTCCTGCTGGTTTCCACATTGGCCTGGACCCAGGCCCCCACCCCGGGCTGCGCCAACCTGCCGCGCACCACGCGCCCCGATCCCTACGACACCCCCGAGCAGAATGAGAAGAAGAGCCTCGGGCAGCGCCTCAAAGACCAGTTCTCCGAGGGCTGCGCCAACGTGCTGGTGAACACTTGCTGGGGCGACCAGGGGCAGCCTCCCGCCAATACTCCCGGCGCTCCGGAATCGAAGGACAAGGACAAGAAGCCGCCCGCCGACAAATCGGCGCCGCAGGAGAAGACCCAGCAGTCTTCACCCGGCGAAAGTTCCAGCAAGCCGTCCGACCCGCTGGCTTTTCCGGAGGAGCAATCCCGGCGCGCTCAGGAATCCGCTCAGGGCGGTTACAGTTCGAGCAAGCAGCCCTACAACCCGCCTCCGCCGTCGGCTTCCGCCGGCGATTCCGACGTCATCGAGATGCGGCCCTACGACCCCCACAAGGCGGAGAAGGACGTCGAGGTCGGCGACTTCTACTACAAGCGCGGCAACTACAAGGCGGCCATCAACCGTTATCAGGAGGCCCTCGAGCTCGGTCCGGCTTCGGCCTCCGTCACCTTCAAGCTGGCCGACACCTATGAGAAGGACAAGAGACCCGAGCGAGCCGCCCTCTATTACCGCGAGTACGTGCGCCAGTTTCCCAACGGCGCGCAGATCGCGGATGCCCGCGCCGCGCTGCAGCGCCTGCCCAATACCGAAAACCTGAAGCGGATGGAAGTGGCGCGCGGTCTCGATGCCGGCGAGAGGCTCCTGGCCCAGAAGAATTATCCCGACGCGGTCGCGCGCTTCTGCGATGTGGCCGGCGTCGCCCCCGACAACGCCCGCGCCCTCTTCCGCCTCGCCCAGGCCTTGCAGGCCCTCGGCGAGTTCGCCGCCGCCTACCAGAACTATCAGACTTACTTGAAGCTCGATCCCGACGGCCCCTTCGCCTCCGCCGCCCAGCGCGAAGTGCGCCGCCTCGCCCCCCAGGTGCAGCAGGGCCGGGTCACTTCTCCTTCTTCAGAAACCCGCCCGTAG
- a CDS encoding OmpA family protein, whose translation MNRAFVAVLAASTMLLSVGCASKKYVRNEVTPVINKTNELDEMTRNNTNAIRDVDARAQLGIKDVNQRAQAADQKAASARQTADEAQNLANQASGRANSLATQVANLDNYHSVVETSVHFGFDKADLTPKARKALDELGAELPNARHYIIVVEGGTDSVGDPQYNYQLSERRASAVIQYLASKYSVPAHKIYVIGLGKDKEVASNSTSAGRARNRRVDVRLMTNSTDSSPAQASNAPAASAAISPQR comes from the coding sequence AAAAGTACGTGCGCAACGAAGTCACCCCGGTCATCAACAAGACCAACGAACTGGATGAGATGACCCGCAACAACACCAACGCCATCCGGGACGTGGACGCTCGTGCCCAGTTGGGCATCAAGGACGTGAACCAGCGCGCCCAGGCCGCTGACCAGAAGGCCGCCAGCGCCCGCCAGACCGCCGACGAGGCCCAGAACCTGGCCAACCAGGCTTCCGGACGGGCCAACTCTCTTGCCACCCAGGTCGCCAATCTGGACAATTACCACTCCGTCGTCGAGACCTCGGTCCACTTCGGCTTTGACAAGGCTGACCTCACGCCCAAGGCCCGCAAGGCCCTCGACGAGCTTGGCGCCGAGCTCCCCAATGCCCGCCACTACATCATCGTGGTCGAGGGGGGCACCGATTCGGTCGGCGACCCCCAGTACAACTACCAGCTCAGCGAGCGCCGCGCCTCGGCGGTCATCCAGTACCTGGCCTCGAAGTACAGCGTCCCGGCGCACAAGATCTACGTCATCGGATTGGGGAAGGACAAGGAGGTGGCCTCTAACAGCACCTCCGCCGGCCGCGCCCGCAACCGTCGCGTCGATGTCCGCCTCATGACCAACAGCACCGACTCTTCTCCCGCCCAGGCTTCCAACGCCCCGGCGGCCAGTGCCGCCATCAGTCCGCAACGTTAG